A stretch of the Streptomyces sp. NBC_00654 genome encodes the following:
- a CDS encoding helix-turn-helix transcriptional regulator: MLRVYFTSEDLARVRVAPGPDFLWEISNSVQTLQRRDGERVFGAWRRWARPRLSGSRRLLSSLLPPRGYSPDFLTPTSGDRTTMQAAVDTLMSTPRTRLRTELTQLSSPTRFPGWTSSLARGDREALRRLGDALHAYRLEALEPHWQRVRAHVDADRALRLHSLLDGGTEGLLTGLGPHFRWRPPVLEVTYPVDQQLRLEGRGLVLQPSFFCWPTPITLADGDLPPVLVHPIHHTADWAGSAFDGRTTTGAGPLGPLLGHTRAGVLRAARTGCSTVEAARLLDVTHPAVSQHLNVLRAAGLITTVRRGGRAFHVATAEGRALLATEERAVRP, from the coding sequence ATGCTGCGGGTGTACTTCACGTCCGAGGATCTGGCGCGGGTCCGCGTGGCCCCGGGCCCGGACTTCCTCTGGGAGATCAGCAACAGCGTGCAGACCCTGCAACGACGCGACGGGGAAAGGGTGTTCGGCGCCTGGCGCCGCTGGGCCCGGCCGCGCCTCTCGGGCAGTCGCCGGCTGCTGTCCAGTCTGCTGCCGCCGCGCGGCTACTCACCGGACTTCCTCACCCCCACCTCCGGCGACCGCACCACCATGCAGGCAGCGGTCGACACCCTGATGAGCACGCCGCGCACGCGCCTGCGCACCGAGCTGACACAGCTGTCCTCGCCCACCCGGTTCCCGGGCTGGACGAGCTCCTTGGCCAGGGGGGACCGGGAAGCCCTCCGCCGGCTCGGTGACGCTCTGCACGCCTACCGGCTGGAGGCACTCGAACCGCACTGGCAACGCGTGCGCGCCCATGTCGACGCCGACCGTGCCCTCCGCCTGCACAGCCTGCTGGACGGCGGCACCGAGGGGCTGCTCACCGGCCTCGGCCCGCACTTCCGCTGGCGCCCGCCCGTACTGGAGGTCACCTACCCCGTCGACCAGCAACTGCGCCTGGAAGGCAGGGGACTTGTACTCCAGCCGTCGTTCTTCTGCTGGCCCACACCGATCACGCTCGCGGACGGAGACCTGCCGCCCGTGCTCGTCCATCCCATCCACCACACCGCCGACTGGGCCGGGAGCGCCTTCGACGGCCGCACCACGACGGGCGCCGGTCCGCTGGGGCCGCTGCTCGGCCACACCCGGGCGGGGGTTCTGCGCGCGGCCCGCACCGGCTGCTCCACGGTCGAGGCCGCCCGGCTGCTCGATGTGACCCACCCGGCCGTCAGCCAGCACCTCAATGTGCTGCGCGCGGCGGGTCTGATCACCACCGTCCGCAGAGGCGGACGGGCCTTCCACGTCGCGACGGCGGAGGGGCGGGCCCTGCTGGCCACGGAGGAGCGTGCGGTCCGTCCGTAA
- a CDS encoding C39 family peptidase, producing MRKRLVSLTAAAAVVGALLLPGTAAHASSAPGIPAVSVLAHGTKAGTAVVSGYDRPGSRLSVDSGRTRSAHWLQIDYQVQETGYWCGPAATRIALSARTAPPAQGELARQLGTTEAGTDHIGQVTGVLNANLGGGWYETKEMPNDPPTQAQRDLLWSDIVFDIDRNYPLVANIVAPPGNQPPGYPSDQTIYHYFTVFGYDEVDRTVLIADPASFGGNQIYWISFDQLATLIPPKGYSA from the coding sequence ATGCGTAAGAGACTTGTGTCCCTCACGGCCGCCGCGGCCGTCGTCGGAGCCCTCCTTCTTCCCGGTACGGCGGCCCACGCCTCGTCCGCGCCGGGCATCCCGGCCGTGTCCGTGCTCGCCCATGGCACGAAGGCCGGCACGGCCGTCGTCAGCGGGTACGACCGGCCGGGCAGCCGGCTGAGCGTCGACTCCGGACGCACCCGGAGCGCGCACTGGCTGCAGATCGACTACCAGGTCCAGGAGACCGGTTACTGGTGCGGTCCGGCAGCCACCCGCATCGCCCTCTCCGCCCGCACCGCCCCGCCGGCCCAGGGCGAGCTCGCCCGGCAGCTCGGCACCACCGAGGCGGGCACCGACCATATCGGCCAGGTGACCGGCGTACTCAACGCGAACCTCGGCGGCGGCTGGTACGAGACCAAGGAAATGCCGAACGACCCGCCCACCCAGGCGCAGCGGGACCTGCTCTGGTCCGACATCGTGTTCGACATCGACCGCAACTACCCGTTGGTGGCCAACATCGTCGCGCCGCCGGGCAATCAGCCGCCCGGGTACCCCTCGGACCAGACGATCTACCACTACTTCACCGTCTTCGGCTACGACGAGGTGGACCGCACCGTCCTCATAGCCGACCCCGCTTCCTTCGGCGGCAACCAGATCTACTGGATCTCCTTCGACCAGCTCGCCACGCTGATCCCTCCGAAGGGGTACTCCGCCTGA
- a CDS encoding alpha/beta hydrolase family protein — protein MSHHSSHSPSRRSVIRAIGGITAATALGAGGVLASASAASAAGDGFGLRIVDHNESDPRMWYYRFATDAIGWDPGVNVLLPDGYHTGGRRYPVLYLFHGGGTDQDFITFDRMGIRAWTAGKPVIVVMPDGGHAGWYSNPVSSNVGPRNWETFHIAQLLPWIDANFRTYAEYDGRAVSGFSMGGFGALKYAAKYYGHFASVSAHSGPASLRRDAGLVTHWANVSSAAVELGGGTVYGAPLWDEARVSADNPVQRIESYRNKRVFLVAGTSPDPVNWFDRVNETQVLAGQREFRGGLGAAGIPHEWHEVPGGHFVRPDLFQRDLDGIVARLRKA, from the coding sequence TTGAGTCATCACAGTTCCCACAGTCCCAGCCGTCGAAGTGTCATCAGGGCCATCGGCGGAATCACCGCGGCGACGGCTCTGGGCGCAGGCGGGGTCCTGGCCTCGGCCTCCGCGGCCAGTGCGGCGGGCGACGGCTTCGGGCTGCGGATCGTGGACCACAACGAGAGCGATCCCCGCATGTGGTACTACCGCTTCGCTACCGACGCGATCGGCTGGGATCCTGGAGTCAACGTCCTGCTCCCCGACGGATACCACACCGGCGGGCGCCGCTACCCGGTCCTGTACCTCTTCCACGGCGGCGGTACGGACCAGGACTTCATCACCTTCGACCGTATGGGCATCCGTGCCTGGACAGCCGGAAAGCCGGTCATCGTCGTGATGCCCGACGGCGGCCACGCGGGCTGGTACTCCAACCCGGTGAGCTCCAACGTCGGCCCCCGGAACTGGGAGACGTTCCATATCGCGCAGTTGCTCCCGTGGATCGACGCCAACTTCCGCACGTATGCCGAGTACGACGGCCGCGCGGTCTCCGGATTCTCGATGGGCGGCTTCGGCGCGCTGAAGTACGCGGCCAAGTACTACGGTCACTTCGCCTCGGTGAGCGCCCACTCCGGGCCTGCCAGCCTGCGCCGCGACGCGGGTCTCGTCACGCACTGGGCCAATGTCTCCTCCGCGGCCGTGGAACTGGGCGGCGGCACGGTCTACGGAGCGCCGCTGTGGGACGAGGCCAGGGTCAGCGCCGACAACCCCGTGCAGCGCATCGAGAGCTACCGGAACAAGCGGGTCTTCCTGGTCGCGGGCACCAGCCCCGATCCGGTCAACTGGTTCGACCGGGTCAACGAGACACAGGTGCTCGCCGGGCAGCGGGAGTTCCGGGGCGGACTCGGCGCCGCCGGTATCCCGCACGAGTGGCACGAGGTCCCCGGTGGGCACTTCGTCCGCCCCGATCTGTTCCAGCGGGACCTGGACGGCATCGTCGCCCGGCTCCGCAAGGCGTAG
- a CDS encoding DUF6083 domain-containing protein, with protein MGYTENAAPAPYHPDDAPQSVREGATAPPPPAPPDCPLCELPQDRYPTLHPQAWVLLEPGITVPSHTVPPRRRWLITTDGVAWNTWDAEPVPGARCRIAHHMVCPWLEADDLWPWATALRQENVRRAQRLFNLPDAG; from the coding sequence ATGGGGTACACCGAGAACGCCGCGCCCGCCCCGTACCACCCCGACGACGCTCCGCAGTCCGTACGCGAGGGAGCCACCGCTCCCCCTCCGCCGGCACCGCCCGACTGCCCGCTGTGCGAACTCCCGCAGGACCGCTACCCCACCCTCCATCCGCAGGCATGGGTGCTGCTGGAACCCGGCATCACCGTCCCCTCCCACACCGTGCCGCCCCGGCGGCGGTGGCTCATCACCACGGACGGCGTCGCCTGGAACACCTGGGACGCGGAGCCGGTCCCGGGCGCGCGGTGCCGGATCGCCCACCACATGGTCTGTCCGTGGCTCGAAGCCGATGATCTCTGGCCATGGGCGACCGCGCTGCGGCAGGAGAACGTGCGCCGGGCGCAGCGTCTCTTCAACCTGCCGGACGCGGGCTGA
- a CDS encoding NADP-dependent oxidoreductase, translating into MSHWLGWREYAVVPAGGYTLLGDELPDPAAHLSEGPLAYAALTRGAGLRSGETVFVSGGAGAVGSMAGQLAGLLGAGRVIGSTGSAEKAHRMTESLGYDAAVLREPGAPFAARLAEAAPDGIDVFIDMVGGEQLRAAVAVARPGARFVLVGALSGQLAEGSRGDSAPVEIDLFEVIVKRITMRGFGGLDLQGVRSEWDREFGRWLRSGKITFPHVRIQGMDNAARALHEVIGGRHFGMVVVEV; encoded by the coding sequence GTGTCGCACTGGCTGGGCTGGCGGGAGTACGCCGTGGTTCCGGCCGGCGGATACACCCTGCTCGGTGACGAACTGCCCGACCCGGCGGCTCATCTCTCCGAAGGACCCCTCGCGTACGCGGCACTCACGCGGGGCGCCGGACTCCGCTCCGGCGAAACGGTGTTCGTGTCCGGTGGGGCCGGTGCGGTCGGCTCGATGGCGGGACAGCTCGCGGGGCTCCTGGGCGCGGGCCGGGTCATCGGAAGCACCGGTTCGGCGGAGAAGGCGCACCGGATGACGGAGAGTCTCGGCTACGATGCGGCCGTCCTGCGGGAACCCGGCGCCCCGTTCGCCGCCCGGCTGGCCGAGGCGGCGCCCGACGGCATCGACGTGTTCATCGACATGGTCGGAGGCGAACAGCTCCGGGCCGCCGTCGCGGTGGCCCGCCCGGGTGCGCGGTTCGTGCTGGTCGGCGCGCTGTCCGGGCAGTTGGCCGAAGGGAGCAGGGGTGACTCGGCCCCGGTCGAGATCGACTTGTTCGAGGTCATCGTCAAGCGGATCACGATGCGGGGCTTCGGCGGCCTCGACCTCCAGGGAGTCCGCTCGGAGTGGGACCGCGAATTCGGCCGGTGGCTGCGCTCGGGGAAGATCACCTTTCCCCATGTACGGATTCAGGGCATGGACAACGCCGCACGGGCGTTGCACGAGGTGATCGGTGGCCGCCACTTCGGAATGGTGGTCGTCGAGGTGTAG
- a CDS encoding MerR family transcriptional regulator, whose translation MRIGDAAAAAGTTPRALRFYEERGLLPPPPRTATGQREYGARDIARIGVVRELLALGLTVEDVRGCAGHLETLLDAPLPQRCGVPADVGEGGGSAGVAARRLAAIDAEIARLTLLRERLAARVAVPSADAPDRENPVGGAVTAPPSIRS comes from the coding sequence ATGCGGATCGGTGACGCGGCGGCAGCGGCGGGGACCACGCCGAGGGCCCTCCGGTTCTACGAGGAACGGGGTCTGCTCCCTCCTCCTCCGCGCACCGCCACGGGCCAGCGCGAGTACGGTGCGCGCGACATCGCCAGGATCGGAGTCGTCCGGGAACTGCTGGCCCTCGGGCTGACGGTCGAGGACGTACGCGGCTGTGCCGGCCATCTCGAAACGCTGCTGGACGCCCCCTTGCCACAGCGGTGCGGCGTTCCCGCGGACGTGGGGGAAGGCGGCGGAAGCGCGGGAGTCGCGGCGCGACGGCTCGCCGCCATCGACGCGGAGATCGCCCGGCTGACGCTGCTGCGTGAGCGGCTGGCGGCCCGGGTCGCCGTACCTTCCGCGGACGCCCCGGACCGGGAGAATCCCGTTGGTGGAGCCGTGACCGCCCCGCCTAGTATCCGGTCGTGA